One window of Lepeophtheirus salmonis chromosome Z, UVic_Lsal_1.4, whole genome shotgun sequence genomic DNA carries:
- the LOC121130240 gene encoding putative carbonic anhydrase 5: MSNNGHSIVLEIKQSTKHTSLPRISYGGLGGTYEIQELHFHWGINYNEGSEHRISGTSFPIELHMVHKKVGDKFDKNSMDLNEFAILSMMFQISTSQNSKLDPIIEGIHELREKEINRTLVMLQINKILPRNVTEFFRYEGSFTVPSCNETVIWTVFKEPLNISKYQLYLFKQFKYPNSTTRIMNNYREVQPLNGRIVFDVTTDKLI; encoded by the exons ATGTCCAACAATGGGCATTCCATTGTGCTTGAAATAAAGCAATCTACAAAACACACCTCCCTTCCTCGAATATCGTATGGAGGACTAGGAGGAACCTACGAAATTCAGGAGCTACACTTTCATTGGGGCATCAACTATAATGAAGGATCAGAGCATAGGATAAGTGGAACATCATTTCCAATTGAACTCCACATGGTTCATAAAAAAGTGGGAgacaagtttgataaaaattccATGGATTTAAATGAGTTTGCAATCCTGTCAATGATGTTTCAAATAAGTACatctcaaaattcaaaattggaCCCAATTATTGAGGGAATCCATGAGCTTCGAGAAAAGGAAATCAACAGAACCTTGGTCATgcttcaaattaataaaattttgcctCGAAATGTCACTGAATTCTTCCGTTATGAAGGCTCATTCACGGTCCCTTCCTGTAATGAAACAGTTATTTGGACGGTCtttaag GAACCTTTGAACATATCAAAGTATCAGTTGTATCTATTTAAGCAATTCAAATACCCCAACAGCACAACAAGAATCATGAACAACTATCGTGAGGTACAACCATTAAATGGAAGAATTGTGTTTGACGTAACAAcagataaattgatttaa
- the LOC121130395 gene encoding uncharacterized protein has product MFNWKIISVFAYITSFVNAQICSETQVDIEAKKYGQCIAKSNLFDSSRPLQDSVCSIVETEVFCANIFFNTCFSGEANKIGTSNYVDARIQNLIEKVGYDIIPLLMNCEEFNSFSNDYLLQVTGSNQCDYFDFKNVLVPESKSCDKQFLKEFEKSITQIPTIQNFKSSTCNLVEQLSEICTKTLTDACFTDEKAKNLRSIQNETVYSPTEKIVQGLDPSFSLQNSCPLISGSIFSPILNVRKKRSANPEGIALTNTLHYEL; this is encoded by the exons ATGTTCAACTGGAAAATCATTAGTGTTTTTGCCTATATCACTTCATTTGTGAATGCTCAGATATGCAGTGAAACACAAGTCGATATTGAAGCTAAAAAATATGGTCAATGTATtgcaaaatcaaatttatttgattcgAGTAGGCCTTTACAAGACAGCGTCTGCTCTATCGTTGAAACTGAA GTCTTTTGTGCAAATATATTCTTCAACACTTGTTTCTCAGGAGAGGCAAATAAAATTGGGACATCAAACTATGTTGATGCACGAATCCAGAACTTGATTGAAAAGGTTGGCTACGATATTATTCCTTTACTAATGAATTGCGAggaatttaattcattttcaaatgattatttgCTACAAGTCACTGGCTCCAATCAGTGCgattattttgatttcaaaaacgTTTTAGTACCAGAAAGCAAGAGCTGTGATAAACAATTCCTAaaggaatttgaaaaaagtattactCAGATTCCaactatacaaaatttcaagagCTCGACTTGTAATTTGGTTGAACAGCTCTCAGAGATTTGTACAAAAACATTAACAGATGCATGTTTCACTGATGAAAAAGCAAAGAATCTCCGCTCAATTCAAAATGAGACTGTGTATAGTCCAACTGAAAAAATTGTTCAAGGTCTGGATCCCTCATTTAGCTTGCAAAATAGTTGTCCCTTAATAAGTGGGAGTATTTTTTCTCCGATATTGAATGTTCGTAAGAAAAGATCTGCAAATCCTGAGGGAATTGCATTGACCAATACTTTGCACTATGAATTATAA